The genomic interval AGTCTTCAAAAAGCGGGGCGACCGGTCCCGGTAATCGAAGTACAGTGTATCCGGCCAGCGTCGCTCCCCGCTTGGCTGCAGCCTCAAGAATCGCCGGAAGTTCCTCATCTGTCAAACCTGGAATCACAGGAGCGACCATTACACCAGTAGGAATCCCCGCTTCAGAGAGTGCCTCAATTGCATCCAATCGACGTGCTGGAATGCTTGTGCGAGGCTCCATAACTCTGGTAATTTTGCTACGCAGCGTTGTAATCGAAATCATTACCCGCACTAAACTCAACCGTGCCATCGGAGCCAGGATATCTATATCACGTGTGACGAGATGGTTTTTTGTAATAATGCCAACCGGATTATGATGATCTGAAAGAGTCTGCAGACAGCTGCGGGTTAACTTAAATCGCCGCTCTGCAGGCTGGTACACATCTGTATTCCCAGAAAGTGCAACAGCGGTTGGTTTCCAGGAACGCTTCCTCAATTCCTTGCTCAAAAGCTCAGGAGCGTTTCGCTTAATTAAAATTTTTGTCTCAAAATCAATCCCTGCACTCCATCCCAGATATTCATGACTCGGGCGCGCATAACAATAGATGCAACCATGTTCGCAACCACGGTATGGATTAAGCCCCCAATTATGCCCAACATCGGGGGAGTCATTGCTCACAAGAATAGATCTCGAA from Rhodothermaceae bacterium carries:
- a CDS encoding PA0069 family radical SAM protein codes for the protein MMNEQPSIPAPRGRATATNPPTRFDPVSIELDLDALEPSELRKSSTQFFEDTSRSILVSNDSPDVGHNWGLNPYRGCEHGCIYCYARPSHEYLGWSAGIDFETKILIKRNAPELLSKELRKRSWKPTAVALSGNTDVYQPAERRFKLTRSCLQTLSDHHNPVGIITKNHLVTRDIDILAPMARLSLVRVMISITTLRSKITRVMEPRTSIPARRLDAIEALSEAGIPTGVMVAPVIPGLTDEELPAILEAAAKRGATLAGYTVLRLPGPVAPLFEDWLDRVMPERKDKIIGRIKELRSGRLNDPRFRHRMRGEGEWASFLKNLFEVTCRRYGFNESKEPLRTDLFIRNPSNQLNLFDQDDLGTAWSG